One segment of Xanthomonas oryzae pv. oryzae DNA contains the following:
- the hpaM gene encoding type III secretion-associated outer membrane-bound protein HpaM yields the protein MPLLARSVSALLPLMFATACSAAPPAKSGPPDAPVTACTAKVRPGQDLQKAIDKLPQSDKPAVLCLEKGEFPLNGMVSIHRGNFTLRGQGPSTVVRMADGVQQPVLVVGDYENQQPTGVIRNVSIEDMQIVASTGDKEFMPERPYLSNSAVVVRSGQGIRLAGLQVNKCRSACLLSEYDTREITIENNDVSGAIWDGVSFNRTAKVTMVNNYIHDNVAAGLTTEHLEDSEIRNNRFERNGSQGIYLSDARRNRFSNNQFDGNKVAGVFLACAVRYRTPEILCWDNSVSQDNVFENNRFANTPFTYTIGVDRAANCTAADFKPNLWRNNQADMPGVDIDPQRYGYCVRQEQ from the coding sequence ATGCCTTTGCTTGCCCGCTCCGTTTCCGCCCTGTTGCCACTGATGTTTGCGACGGCCTGCTCGGCCGCGCCGCCAGCCAAATCCGGCCCGCCGGATGCGCCTGTGACTGCCTGCACCGCCAAAGTACGTCCTGGACAGGACCTGCAAAAAGCCATCGACAAACTGCCGCAAAGCGACAAGCCGGCGGTGCTGTGCCTGGAAAAAGGCGAGTTTCCGCTCAATGGCATGGTGTCGATCCACCGCGGCAATTTCACTCTGCGCGGCCAGGGCCCCAGCACCGTGGTGCGCATGGCCGATGGCGTGCAGCAGCCGGTCCTGGTGGTCGGCGATTACGAAAACCAGCAGCCTACGGGCGTGATCCGCAATGTCAGCATCGAAGACATGCAGATCGTCGCCAGCACTGGCGACAAAGAGTTCATGCCCGAGCGCCCCTACCTGAGCAATAGCGCGGTGGTAGTGCGGTCCGGGCAAGGCATTCGGCTGGCCGGCCTGCAGGTCAACAAGTGCCGCAGCGCATGCCTGCTGAGCGAGTACGACACCCGCGAGATCACCATCGAAAACAACGATGTGTCCGGTGCAATCTGGGACGGCGTGTCGTTCAACCGCACAGCGAAGGTCACGATGGTCAATAATTACATCCACGACAACGTGGCTGCTGGTTTAACCACCGAACACCTGGAAGACAGCGAGATCCGCAACAACCGCTTCGAGCGCAATGGCAGCCAAGGCATCTATCTCTCGGATGCGCGGCGTAATCGCTTCAGCAACAATCAGTTCGATGGCAACAAGGTGGCCGGTGTATTCCTGGCCTGTGCGGTGCGGTACCGCACGCCGGAAATCCTGTGCTGGGATAACAGCGTGAGCCAGGACAATGTGTTCGAGAACAACCGCTTCGCCAACACGCCATTTACCTACACCATCGGCGTGGACCGTGCGGCCAACTGCACCGCGGCCGACTTCAAGCCGAACCTGTGGCGCAACAACCAGGCCGATATGCCCGGCGTGGATATCGACCCGCAACGCTATGGCTATTGCGTGCGCCAGGAGCAATAA
- the asnB gene encoding asparagine synthase B, giving the protein MCSIFGIFGLQPGDDLQALRRQALECSQRQRHRGPDWSGVYVDAGAILVHERLAIVDPAGGSQPLLSEDGQLALAVNGEIYNHRELKAELLQPYAFQTGSDCEVINALYREDVPALYLNRLNGIFAFALWDKTEGRVIIARDPIGVVPLYWGHDREGRLRVASELKSLVDDCADAAQFPPGHWYDSATGALSRYYERAWREYAEVEGVQVQLQELREAFERAVHRQLMTDVPYGVLLSGGLDSSLVAAVAARYARHRVEENDTTEAWWPRLHSFAIGLKGSPDLAAAEVAAAALGTVHHGFEYTFEEGLDALPDVIRHIETYDVTTIRASTPMFLLARRIKAMGVKMVLSGEGSDEIFGGYLYFHKAPNAREFHEELVRKLDALNNYDCLRANKSMMAWGVEPRVPFLDREFLDVAMRMDASFKMIDKTSSGAARMEKGVLREAFAGYLPESILWRQKEQFSDGVGYGWIDGLKAHAAANVSERELAAADRRYPVNPPQTKEAYFYRTLFEQFFPGQSAAETVPGGKSIACSSPTAIAWDASFAAMADPSGRAIAGVHAQALDS; this is encoded by the coding sequence ATGTGTTCCATCTTTGGTATTTTCGGCCTGCAACCCGGTGACGACTTGCAGGCGCTACGCCGGCAGGCACTGGAATGTTCGCAGCGGCAGCGCCATCGCGGGCCGGACTGGAGCGGCGTCTACGTCGATGCCGGGGCCATCCTGGTGCACGAGCGCCTGGCAATCGTCGACCCGGCCGGCGGCTCGCAGCCGTTGCTGTCCGAAGACGGGCAGCTGGCGCTGGCGGTCAATGGCGAGATCTACAACCATCGCGAACTCAAGGCCGAACTGCTGCAGCCGTACGCCTTCCAGACCGGCTCCGATTGCGAGGTGATCAATGCGCTGTATCGCGAAGATGTGCCGGCCTTGTATCTCAATCGCCTCAACGGCATCTTTGCGTTTGCGCTGTGGGATAAGACGGAAGGACGGGTGATCATCGCACGCGACCCGATCGGTGTGGTGCCGCTGTACTGGGGGCACGACCGCGAAGGCCGTCTGCGGGTGGCGTCGGAATTGAAATCGCTGGTGGACGATTGCGCCGATGCGGCGCAGTTCCCTCCGGGCCATTGGTACGACAGCGCCACCGGCGCGCTGAGCCGTTATTACGAGCGCGCCTGGCGCGAATATGCCGAGGTGGAAGGTGTGCAGGTGCAACTGCAGGAATTGCGCGAAGCCTTCGAGCGTGCGGTGCATCGTCAACTGATGACCGACGTGCCGTACGGCGTGTTGTTGTCGGGCGGGCTGGATTCCTCGTTGGTTGCAGCAGTTGCCGCGCGCTACGCCCGTCACCGCGTCGAAGAGAACGATACCACCGAAGCGTGGTGGCCACGCCTGCATTCCTTCGCGATTGGCTTGAAGGGCTCGCCCGATTTGGCAGCAGCGGAAGTGGCCGCCGCTGCGCTGGGCACCGTGCACCACGGCTTCGAATACACCTTCGAAGAGGGGCTGGATGCGTTGCCTGACGTCATTCGCCACATCGAAACCTACGACGTCACCACCATTCGCGCTTCCACACCGATGTTCTTATTGGCGCGGCGTATCAAGGCGATGGGCGTCAAGATGGTGCTCTCCGGCGAAGGCAGCGACGAGATCTTCGGCGGCTACCTGTATTTCCATAAGGCACCGAACGCGCGCGAATTCCATGAAGAGCTGGTGCGCAAGCTCGACGCGCTCAACAACTACGATTGCCTGCGCGCGAACAAGTCGATGATGGCCTGGGGCGTGGAGCCGCGCGTGCCGTTCCTGGATCGCGAGTTCCTCGATGTGGCGATGCGCATGGACGCCAGTTTCAAAATGATCGACAAGACCAGCAGCGGCGCGGCGCGCATGGAAAAAGGCGTGCTGCGCGAAGCATTCGCAGGCTATCTGCCCGAGTCGATTCTGTGGCGTCAGAAGGAGCAGTTCAGCGACGGCGTGGGCTATGGCTGGATCGACGGGCTGAAGGCGCATGCCGCAGCGAACGTCAGCGAACGCGAGCTCGCCGCTGCCGACCGACGCTACCCGGTCAACCCGCCGCAGACCAAGGAAGCGTATTTCTATCGCACCTTGTTCGAGCAGTTTTTCCCCGGACAGTCGGCTGCGGAAACCGTGCCGGGAGGCAAGTCGATCGCGTGCTCGTCGCCAACCGCGATCGCCTGGGATGCGAGTTTTGCCGCGATGGCAGACCCATCGGGCCGCGCCATTGCCGGCGTCCACGCGCAGGCACTGGACTCGTAA